A window of Amycolatopsis australiensis contains these coding sequences:
- a CDS encoding PrsW family intramembrane metalloprotease, whose translation MLLPVLGLIVVALCGLFLFGLATARVGPLAVTIGVLAALVPVAGVVAGFLWVDRWEPEPAKFLLLAFAWGACIATVTALLINTTAEAVGDELLGKGSGNTVAALVSAPIVEEAAKALFVVLILWRRSSEFDGVVDGVVYAGFSAAGFAFTENIYYFGRAFYDHGFGDGHSQGVITAFFLRGVLAPFTHPLFAVLTGIGIGIAARTATKAMKVVAPVAGYLAAVCLHALWNSAALLGGSKFLTVYFLIMLPLFLGVVYLVVLQRRREQRIIAAALPHMAAARWIAPSEVDLLASLPGRRAWRRQAKRQSGKRAARAVAVYQASVTELAFLDRREITTDADRERQQELLRTLKAARAEATRLADEAARG comes from the coding sequence GTGCTGTTGCCGGTGCTCGGGCTCATCGTGGTGGCCCTCTGCGGCCTGTTCCTCTTCGGCCTGGCCACCGCGCGGGTCGGGCCGCTCGCCGTCACCATCGGGGTGCTCGCCGCGCTCGTGCCCGTCGCCGGGGTCGTCGCCGGGTTCCTCTGGGTCGACCGGTGGGAGCCCGAACCCGCCAAATTCCTGCTGCTCGCCTTCGCCTGGGGCGCCTGCATCGCGACCGTCACCGCGCTGCTCATCAACACCACCGCCGAGGCCGTCGGCGACGAGCTGCTCGGCAAGGGCAGCGGCAACACCGTCGCCGCGCTCGTGTCCGCGCCCATCGTCGAGGAGGCCGCGAAAGCCCTCTTCGTCGTGCTCATCCTCTGGCGCCGCTCCAGCGAGTTCGACGGCGTGGTGGACGGCGTCGTCTACGCCGGGTTCAGCGCCGCCGGCTTCGCGTTCACCGAGAACATCTACTACTTCGGGCGCGCCTTCTACGACCACGGCTTCGGTGACGGGCACAGCCAGGGCGTCATCACGGCGTTCTTCCTGCGTGGCGTCCTGGCGCCGTTCACGCACCCGCTGTTCGCCGTGCTCACCGGCATCGGGATCGGCATCGCCGCGCGCACGGCCACGAAGGCGATGAAGGTCGTCGCCCCCGTCGCGGGCTACCTCGCCGCCGTCTGCCTGCACGCCCTGTGGAACAGCGCCGCGCTGCTCGGTGGGTCGAAGTTCCTCACCGTCTACTTCCTGATCATGCTGCCGCTGTTCCTCGGCGTGGTCTACCTGGTCGTCCTGCAACGACGGCGCGAGCAGCGGATCATCGCCGCCGCCCTGCCGCACATGGCCGCGGCGCGCTGGATCGCGCCGTCGGAGGTCGACCTGCTCGCCAGCCTGCCTGGCCGCCGCGCGTGGCGCCGCCAGGCGAAACGCCAGTCCGGCAAGCGCGCCGCGAGAGCCGTCGCCGTGTACCAGGCGAGCGTGACGGAGCTCGCGTTCCTGGACCGGCGGGAGATCACCACCGACGCCGACCGGGAGCGCCAGCAGGAGCTGCTGCGCACGTTGAAGGCCGCCAGAGCCGAGGCGACGCGCCTCGCCGACGAGGCCGCCCGCGGGTGA
- a CDS encoding Rossmann-like and DUF2520 domain-containing protein: MEREQRESANHERPQAHAMMRPARLAVGVVSAGRVGSVLGAALARAGHTVVAASGLSAASLARAERLLPDVPLLPPDETVRRADLVLLAIPDDALAGTVRGLVATGSLRAGQIVVHTSGAHGVDVLAPAAEAGALPLALHPVMTFTGREEDLERLTACSIGITAAADDDAAWNVGEALAVEMGAEPVRVPDSARALYHAALTHGANHLMTLVADCAEVLREAGIGHSERLVAPLLSAALDNVLRHGDRALTGPVARGDAGTVRKHLAVLAERAPDVAPAYRALAKRTVARSSAAGLLDTAAAKDLTELLDDPAEGHQDQ; the protein is encoded by the coding sequence CTGGAACGAGAGCAGAGGGAGTCTGCCAACCATGAGCGTCCACAGGCGCACGCCATGATGAGGCCCGCTCGCCTCGCGGTCGGCGTCGTGTCCGCCGGCCGGGTGGGCAGTGTGCTCGGCGCCGCGCTCGCCCGGGCGGGACACACCGTGGTCGCCGCGTCGGGACTGTCCGCCGCGTCGCTGGCCCGCGCCGAACGCCTCCTTCCCGACGTGCCCCTGCTGCCGCCCGACGAAACCGTCCGCCGGGCGGACCTGGTGCTGCTCGCGATTCCCGACGACGCGCTGGCCGGCACGGTCCGCGGGCTCGTCGCCACCGGGTCGCTGCGGGCGGGCCAGATCGTCGTGCACACCTCCGGCGCGCACGGCGTCGACGTGCTGGCGCCCGCGGCCGAGGCCGGGGCGCTGCCGCTCGCGCTGCACCCGGTGATGACGTTCACCGGCCGCGAGGAGGACCTCGAGCGGCTGACGGCGTGCAGCATCGGCATCACCGCGGCCGCCGACGACGACGCGGCGTGGAACGTCGGCGAAGCGCTGGCCGTCGAGATGGGCGCCGAACCGGTGCGCGTTCCCGACTCGGCGCGAGCGCTCTACCACGCTGCGTTGACCCACGGCGCGAACCACCTGATGACGCTCGTCGCCGACTGCGCGGAAGTCTTGCGGGAAGCGGGAATCGGGCATTCCGAACGCCTGGTCGCTCCGCTGCTTTCGGCGGCGTTGGATAATGTGCTGCGGCACGGCGACCGCGCGCTCACCGGTCCGGTCGCCCGTGGCGACGCCGGCACCGTCCGCAAGCACCTCGCGGTGCTGGCGGAGCGGGCGCCGGACGTGGCGCCGGCCTACCGCGCGCTGGCCAAGCGCACGGTGGCGCGTTCGTCGGCGGCCGGGCTGCTGGACACCGCGGCCGCCAAAGACCTCACCGAACTCCTCGACGATCCCGCCGAAGGGCACCAAGACCAGTGA
- the panC gene encoding pantoate--beta-alanine ligase has product MTTPKFSRGTLNTFAPPEHVSQVSRALRGVGRKLALVPTMGALHAGHRELIRRAKRLPNTVVATSIFVNPLQFGAGEDFEAYPRPLEADLDVLREDGVEIAFTPSADALYAEGASVTVHPGPLGDELEGAARPGHFAGVLTVVAKLFNLLRPDYAFFGEKDYQQLVLIKRMVRDLNFDTRVIGVPTVRERDGLALSSRNVYLTPEQREDAIVLSAALTAGAFVGRDGAEAVLETAWKTLAARPAVEVDYLELRGTDLGPAPVDGEARLLIAARVGSTRLIDNVPVLLGKAVEHPERLDAGE; this is encoded by the coding sequence GTGACCACACCGAAATTCAGCCGCGGCACCCTGAACACGTTCGCGCCGCCCGAGCACGTGAGCCAGGTCAGCCGGGCGCTGCGCGGCGTCGGCCGCAAGCTGGCGCTCGTGCCGACCATGGGCGCGCTGCACGCCGGGCACCGTGAGCTGATCCGCCGCGCCAAGCGGTTGCCGAACACCGTCGTGGCCACCTCGATCTTCGTCAACCCGCTGCAGTTCGGCGCGGGCGAGGACTTCGAGGCGTACCCGCGGCCCCTGGAGGCCGACCTCGACGTACTGCGTGAGGACGGCGTCGAAATCGCGTTCACCCCGAGCGCCGACGCCCTCTACGCCGAAGGCGCTTCGGTGACCGTGCACCCGGGCCCGCTCGGTGACGAGCTGGAAGGCGCTGCCCGGCCCGGGCACTTCGCCGGCGTCCTGACGGTCGTCGCGAAGCTGTTCAACCTGCTGCGTCCGGACTACGCGTTCTTCGGCGAGAAGGACTACCAGCAGCTGGTGCTGATCAAGCGGATGGTGCGGGACCTGAACTTCGACACGCGCGTCATCGGCGTGCCGACAGTGCGGGAGCGCGACGGGCTGGCGCTGTCGTCGCGCAACGTCTACCTGACGCCTGAGCAGCGCGAAGACGCCATCGTCCTGTCGGCCGCCCTCACCGCGGGGGCGTTCGTCGGCCGTGACGGTGCCGAAGCGGTCCTCGAGACCGCGTGGAAGACCCTCGCCGCGCGTCCCGCGGTCGAGGTGGATTACCTGGAGTTGAGGGGAACCGACCTCGGGCCCGCGCCCGTCGACGGTGAGGCACGACTGTTGATCGCCGCGCGGGTGGGGAGCACCCGGCTGATCGACAACGTTCCGGTGCTGCTCGGCAAGGCCGTCGAGCACCCGGAGCGGCTGGACGCAGGGGAATAG
- the panD gene encoding aspartate 1-decarboxylase: MYRTMLKSKIHRATVTQADLHYVGSVTVDEDLMEAADLLPGEQVSIVDVTNGARLETYVIKGERGSGVLGINGAAAHLVHPGDLVILIAYGQMDDAEAATYQPRVVFVDADNRIVHRHSDPGHAPEGSGLLSGTVTLPPEEETAVFPVAETADARRLDALLHAES, translated from the coding sequence ATGTACCGCACGATGCTCAAGTCGAAGATCCACCGGGCCACCGTGACCCAGGCCGACCTGCACTACGTCGGCTCGGTGACGGTCGACGAGGACCTGATGGAGGCGGCGGACCTGCTGCCGGGGGAACAGGTGTCCATTGTGGACGTCACCAACGGGGCGCGGCTGGAGACCTACGTCATCAAGGGTGAGCGCGGCAGCGGCGTGCTCGGCATCAACGGCGCCGCGGCGCACCTGGTGCACCCGGGTGACCTGGTCATCCTCATTGCCTACGGCCAGATGGACGACGCCGAGGCCGCGACGTACCAGCCCCGCGTGGTGTTCGTCGACGCGGACAACCGGATCGTCCACCGGCACTCCGACCCCGGCCACGCGCCGGAGGGGTCCGGGCTGCTGTCCGGCACGGTGACCCTGCCGCCGGAGGAGGAGACGGCGGTGTTCCCGGTCGCCGAAACGGCGGACGCCCGCCGCCTCGACGCGCTGCTGCACGCGGAAAGCTGA
- a CDS encoding type III pantothenate kinase, which translates to MLLTVDVGNTNIVLGLWSGSALVGDWRMRTDARMTADELALTVRGLLGPHADAVTGISALSTVPAVLRELRVMLSRYYAAVPKIVVEPGVRTGVPLLVDNPKEVGADRLANTLAAHHLHNGTACVVVDFGTSTNVDAISARGEFLGGAFAPGIEISVDALALRAAALRKVELVPPRSVIGKNTVECLQSGILYGFAGQVDGLVRRIVRELSPGGTERVAVLATGGLAPLVIGESETITDHVPDLTLLGLRLVYERNIRS; encoded by the coding sequence TTGCTGCTCACCGTCGACGTCGGCAACACGAACATCGTGCTGGGCCTGTGGTCCGGCAGTGCGCTGGTCGGCGACTGGCGGATGCGCACGGACGCGCGCATGACGGCCGACGAGCTGGCGCTGACGGTCCGCGGCCTGCTCGGCCCGCACGCGGACGCCGTCACGGGGATCAGCGCGCTGTCGACGGTGCCGGCGGTGCTGCGCGAGCTGCGAGTGATGCTTTCGCGGTACTACGCGGCGGTTCCGAAGATCGTGGTGGAGCCGGGAGTGCGCACGGGCGTGCCGCTGCTGGTGGACAACCCGAAGGAGGTGGGCGCGGACCGGCTGGCGAACACGCTGGCCGCGCACCACCTCCACAACGGAACGGCGTGCGTGGTGGTGGACTTCGGCACGTCGACGAACGTGGACGCGATCTCGGCCCGCGGCGAGTTCCTCGGCGGCGCGTTCGCCCCGGGAATCGAGATTTCGGTCGACGCGCTGGCGTTGCGCGCGGCGGCGCTGCGGAAGGTGGAGCTGGTTCCGCCGCGGTCGGTGATCGGCAAGAACACGGTCGAGTGCTTGCAGTCGGGGATTCTGTACGGGTTTGCCGGGCAGGTCGACGGGTTGGTCCGGCGGATCGTGCGTGAGCTGTCTCCGGGTGGGACGGAGCGGGTGGCGGTGCTCGCGACCGGAGGGCTGGCGCCGCTGGTGATCGGTGAGTCGGAGACGATCACTGATCATGTGCCGGATTTGACTTTGTTGGGGTTGCGGTTGGTTTATGAGCGGAACATCCGGTCCTGA
- a CDS encoding DUF6640 family protein, with product MQSKSWGRALISLTSLVTAVGPYRADWNETHVHNPAWPPHAKFHNGQTMSLGLALGATSLWQLWRRPTRAGLDAGAVLASLYWVTQISALAYPGSKAVDPPGTARFPQAKIAFPALAVTALGYLLERRRLARA from the coding sequence ATGCAGAGCAAATCCTGGGGGCGGGCACTGATCTCGCTGACCTCGCTGGTGACGGCGGTGGGCCCGTACCGCGCCGACTGGAACGAAACGCACGTGCACAACCCGGCGTGGCCACCGCACGCGAAGTTCCACAACGGCCAGACGATGAGCTTGGGTCTGGCACTGGGCGCGACGAGCCTGTGGCAGCTGTGGCGCCGCCCGACGAGGGCGGGCCTCGACGCCGGGGCGGTGCTGGCGTCCCTGTATTGGGTGACGCAGATTTCGGCACTGGCGTACCCGGGCTCGAAGGCGGTGGACCCGCCGGGAACGGCCCGGTTCCCGCAGGCGAAGATCGCGTTCCCGGCCTTGGCGGTGACGGCGCTCGGGTACCTGCTGGAGCGGCGCCGCCTGGCCCGCGCCTGA
- a CDS encoding class I SAM-dependent methyltransferase: protein MSDPTRAQRASSFGSRAAAYARHRPDYPRQAIEWGLSGAAATPRRVLDLGAGTGKLTLGLAGLGLDVTAVEPDPEMRAELARAVPSATALAGQAERIPLPDADVDAVFVGQAFHWFDVPAAMTEIARVLRPGGVLVPMWNYEDESVPWVAEFTRLGRDGARRPASTDDLRQSAHAEFEPFESDRFHHTHRRTAESLLETIATYSMVIVSSPAESAALLTRLREFLASNPETAEGEFDLPLITLALRARRR from the coding sequence GTGAGCGATCCCACGCGCGCGCAGCGGGCTTCGTCCTTCGGCAGCCGGGCAGCCGCGTACGCGCGGCATCGGCCCGATTACCCGCGGCAGGCGATCGAATGGGGCCTTTCGGGCGCGGCCGCCACCCCGCGCCGGGTGCTCGATCTGGGTGCCGGAACGGGCAAGCTCACCCTCGGCCTCGCCGGACTGGGGCTCGACGTCACCGCGGTCGAACCCGACCCGGAAATGCGCGCCGAACTGGCGCGGGCGGTGCCGTCGGCGACCGCACTGGCGGGTCAGGCGGAACGGATCCCGTTGCCCGATGCCGACGTCGACGCGGTTTTCGTCGGTCAGGCGTTCCATTGGTTCGACGTGCCGGCCGCGATGACGGAGATCGCGCGGGTGTTGCGCCCGGGTGGCGTGCTGGTGCCGATGTGGAACTACGAAGACGAATCGGTGCCGTGGGTCGCGGAGTTCACCCGCCTGGGCCGCGACGGCGCCCGCCGCCCGGCGAGCACGGACGATTTGCGGCAGTCGGCGCACGCGGAGTTCGAGCCGTTCGAAAGCGACCGGTTTCACCACACGCACCGCCGGACGGCGGAGAGCCTGCTGGAAACGATCGCGACGTATTCGATGGTGATCGTGTCGTCACCGGCGGAATCGGCGGCGTTGCTGACGCGGCTGCGCGAGTTCCTGGCGTCGAATCCGGAGACGGCGGAGGGCGAGTTCGACCTGCCGCTGATCACGCTGGCGCTCCGCGCCCGCCGCCGCTGA
- the lysS gene encoding lysine--tRNA ligase — MTENPASTSEPAEDELPEQMRVRREKRDRILAEGVDPYPVEVPRTHTLAEVRAAHEGLPADTATGDVVGVTGRVMFLRNTGKLCFASLREGDGTELQAMISLAKVGEDALAAWKSDVDLGDHVFVHGEVITSKRGELSVMADSWRITSKALRPLPNAFKDLAEETRIRQRYVDLIMRPRARDVVRTRAGVVRSLRESFHRRGFTEVETPMLQTLHGGAAARPFVTHSNAFDMELFLRIAPELYLKRCVVGGIEKVFEINRNFRNEGSDSSHSPEFAMLEYYEAYATYDTNAVMTRELIQEAAQSVLDTLVVTLPDGSEYDLSGEWTTLGMYESLSDSLGEEVTPETPAAKLHGFAQARGLELDPKLGHGKLVEELWEHLVGDHLHAPTFVRDFPLETSPLTRQHRSRPGVAEKWDLYVRGFELATGYSELVDPVVERERLTEQSRLAAQGDSEAMRLDEDFLRALEYGMPPSGGVGMGIDRLLMALTGLGIRETILFPLVRPE, encoded by the coding sequence ATGACCGAAAACCCCGCTTCCACCAGCGAGCCCGCCGAAGACGAACTGCCCGAGCAGATGCGGGTGCGCCGGGAGAAGCGCGACCGGATCCTCGCCGAGGGTGTCGATCCTTACCCGGTCGAGGTACCTCGGACGCACACGCTCGCCGAGGTCCGGGCCGCGCACGAGGGGCTGCCCGCCGACACCGCCACCGGCGACGTCGTCGGCGTCACCGGCCGGGTGATGTTCCTGCGCAACACGGGCAAGCTGTGCTTCGCCAGCCTCCGGGAGGGTGACGGCACCGAGCTGCAGGCCATGATCAGCCTGGCGAAGGTCGGCGAGGACGCGCTGGCGGCCTGGAAGTCCGACGTCGACCTGGGCGACCACGTCTTCGTGCACGGCGAGGTCATCACGTCCAAGCGCGGCGAGCTGTCCGTGATGGCCGACTCCTGGCGCATCACGTCGAAGGCGCTGCGCCCGCTGCCGAACGCGTTCAAGGACCTGGCCGAGGAGACGCGGATCCGGCAGCGGTACGTCGACCTCATCATGCGCCCGCGGGCGCGGGACGTCGTGCGCACGCGCGCCGGCGTCGTCCGGTCGCTGCGGGAGTCGTTCCACCGCCGCGGGTTCACCGAGGTCGAGACGCCGATGCTGCAGACGCTGCACGGCGGCGCCGCGGCCCGGCCGTTCGTCACGCACTCGAACGCGTTCGACATGGAGCTGTTCCTGCGGATCGCGCCGGAGCTCTACCTCAAGCGCTGCGTCGTCGGCGGCATCGAAAAGGTCTTCGAGATCAACCGCAACTTCCGCAACGAGGGCAGCGACTCCTCGCACTCGCCGGAGTTCGCGATGCTCGAGTACTACGAGGCCTACGCCACGTACGACACCAATGCGGTGATGACGCGGGAGCTGATCCAGGAGGCCGCGCAGTCCGTGCTGGACACCCTGGTCGTCACGCTGCCCGACGGTTCGGAGTACGACCTGTCCGGCGAATGGACCACGCTCGGAATGTACGAGTCGTTGTCCGATTCGCTCGGCGAAGAGGTGACGCCGGAGACGCCCGCCGCCAAACTGCACGGATTCGCGCAGGCCAGGGGCCTGGAACTGGATCCGAAGCTCGGGCACGGCAAGCTGGTCGAGGAACTGTGGGAACACCTCGTCGGAGATCACCTGCACGCACCGACGTTCGTCCGTGATTTTCCGCTCGAGACCTCGCCATTGACGCGGCAGCACCGCTCGCGGCCCGGCGTGGCTGAGAAGTGGGACCTCTACGTGCGCGGATTCGAACTGGCCACCGGATACTCCGAGCTGGTCGATCCGGTCGTCGAACGGGAACGGCTCACCGAACAGTCCCGGCTGGCCGCGCAGGGCGATAGCGAAGCCATGCGGCTGGACGAGGATTTCCTCCGTGCGCTGGAGTACGGAATGCCCCCGAGCGGCGGTGTCGGAATGGGGATCGACCGGCTGCTCATGGCGCTGACCGGTCTCGGTATCCGGGAGACGATCCTCTTCCCGCTCGTGCGGCCTGAATAA
- a CDS encoding histone-like nucleoid-structuring protein Lsr2 produces MAQKVLVSLVDDLDGSEAEETVEFGLDGVSYQIDLSSENAEELRDALAQYVEHARRAGGRKRASARPVAGKGSARPAAVDREQNQAIRAWARKNGYAVSDRGRIPSEVVEAYHKKN; encoded by the coding sequence ATGGCACAGAAGGTGCTCGTCTCGCTGGTCGACGACCTGGACGGCAGTGAGGCGGAAGAGACCGTCGAGTTCGGTTTGGACGGCGTCAGCTACCAGATCGACCTCTCTTCGGAAAACGCCGAGGAGCTGCGGGACGCCCTCGCCCAGTATGTCGAGCACGCCCGCCGCGCGGGTGGCCGCAAGCGCGCTTCCGCGCGCCCGGTCGCGGGTAAGGGTTCCGCCCGGCCCGCCGCCGTCGACCGCGAGCAGAACCAGGCCATTCGGGCCTGGGCGCGCAAGAACGGGTACGCCGTTTCGGACCGGGGCCGGATCCCGTCCGAGGTCGTCGAGGCCTACCACAAGAAGAACTGA
- a CDS encoding helix-turn-helix domain-containing protein produces the protein MKERDSYRERVGEHRIPRGIVAEATARTMFTLTRHPPAPELAEFVDYHWVLRWDLRGRPAHEQRVLPNLAVHVTFFPGASGVYGPARDVFSHRLEGRVQGLGVRFRPGCFRAFLGAPVSDIAGRAVPLTAVFGPAATAAAESVRTAAVDAQMVGAIDNLLIAKQAELTPAARQAAEAVESIARDPGITRVAQLCADTGLTTRSVQRLFAEHVGCPPKWAIRIYRLNDAAQRIAAEADPDYAGLAVRLGYSDQSHFIRDFRAVTGQSPAEYARSARAHTERVPDNDRT, from the coding sequence TTGAAGGAACGCGACAGCTACCGTGAGCGCGTGGGCGAGCACCGGATCCCGCGCGGCATCGTGGCCGAGGCGACCGCGCGCACGATGTTCACGCTGACCCGGCACCCGCCGGCCCCCGAGCTGGCGGAGTTCGTCGACTACCACTGGGTGCTGCGCTGGGACCTGCGCGGCAGGCCCGCCCACGAACAACGCGTCCTGCCGAACCTCGCCGTGCACGTGACCTTCTTCCCCGGCGCCTCCGGCGTCTACGGCCCGGCCCGCGACGTCTTTTCCCACCGCCTCGAGGGCCGGGTCCAGGGCTTGGGCGTGCGTTTCCGGCCCGGCTGCTTCCGCGCGTTCCTCGGCGCCCCGGTGAGTGACATCGCCGGCCGCGCTGTCCCGCTCACGGCTGTTTTCGGACCGGCGGCGACCGCGGCCGCGGAATCGGTGCGGACCGCGGCGGTAGACGCGCAAATGGTCGGTGCGATCGACAACTTGCTGATCGCAAAACAGGCCGAGCTGACGCCGGCCGCGCGGCAGGCGGCCGAGGCGGTGGAATCAATCGCGCGGGATCCGGGAATTACCCGGGTGGCGCAACTGTGCGCCGATACTGGACTGACCACCCGGTCCGTACAGCGGTTGTTCGCCGAACACGTCGGCTGCCCGCCCAAGTGGGCGATCCGGATATACCGCCTCAACGACGCGGCACAGCGGATCGCCGCGGAAGCCGACCCGGATTACGCCGGACTGGCGGTTCGGCTGGGCTATAGCGACCAGTCCCACTTCATCCGTGATTTCCGCGCGGTGACCGGTCAGTCGCCCGCCGAGTACGCACGCTCGGCGCGTGCGCATACCGAACGGGTACCGGACAACGATCGGACATGA
- a CDS encoding TIGR03086 family metal-binding protein yields MNAELTRPAGAEFLRIAHAVTDLTAPTPCTGYDVRGLLNHLLYWGPWLIAAGRREAPPAPATGEAEAALVTDDWRADLEKQTETLVEVFTSPSAWTGTTKLGTAEMPASVVGDMVLGEFVLHGWDLARSGGGTLVCAPDVATAVYESAVAMGEQARSMGVYGPEVAVPSDASPLERALGASGRDPRWTP; encoded by the coding sequence ATGAACGCCGAGCTGACGCGCCCCGCCGGGGCGGAGTTCCTCCGGATCGCCCACGCCGTGACCGACCTGACCGCGCCGACGCCGTGCACCGGGTACGACGTCCGCGGGCTGCTCAACCACCTCCTGTACTGGGGGCCGTGGCTGATCGCCGCGGGACGGCGCGAGGCCCCGCCGGCCCCGGCGACCGGCGAGGCCGAGGCGGCGCTGGTGACGGACGACTGGCGGGCGGACCTGGAGAAGCAGACGGAAACGCTGGTGGAGGTCTTCACGAGCCCGTCGGCGTGGACGGGCACCACGAAGCTGGGCACGGCGGAGATGCCGGCCTCGGTGGTGGGCGACATGGTGCTGGGCGAGTTCGTCCTGCACGGCTGGGACTTGGCCCGATCGGGTGGCGGAACGCTGGTGTGCGCCCCGGACGTGGCCACGGCGGTGTACGAGTCCGCGGTGGCGATGGGTGAGCAGGCGCGGTCGATGGGTGTTTACGGCCCGGAGGTGGCGGTGCCTTCGGACGCTTCGCCGCTGGAGCGGGCGCTGGGCGCTTCGGGGCGGGACCCGCGCTGGACGCCCTGA
- a CDS encoding (2Fe-2S)-binding protein, with protein MNQQRSFRDAREVGDGLASSLRRVAGRQDRGELRRDVPAGWIRCSELLETPAYFGEWRALLGDWLRRSHGAAPARTTASWVMTWYLHVPAYVGALLWHHERRVPSLKPAELAFRLADDRPHPDGMALLGDAFHCLPTDPGSARPEATVVRDERALAAVLRARYLAHATRFVQAYAAGSGLGRRTLWAAATDALENSLWWAGRQCGTPEAEGAGVADAALVLDQRYPPLTSASTLRLAEGHREWTRRRESCCFSYLLPGEPECEGCPRTCAR; from the coding sequence TTGAACCAGCAGCGGTCCTTCCGTGACGCGCGCGAGGTCGGCGACGGCCTCGCGTCGTCACTCCGGCGGGTGGCGGGCCGCCAGGACCGCGGTGAGCTGCGCCGCGACGTCCCGGCGGGCTGGATCCGCTGCTCGGAGCTGCTGGAGACGCCCGCGTACTTCGGTGAGTGGCGGGCGCTGCTCGGCGACTGGCTCCGGCGTTCGCACGGCGCGGCACCGGCCCGCACGACGGCCAGCTGGGTGATGACGTGGTACCTGCACGTCCCGGCGTACGTCGGCGCGCTGTTGTGGCACCACGAGCGGCGGGTGCCGTCGCTGAAGCCGGCGGAGCTGGCGTTCCGCCTCGCGGACGACCGCCCGCACCCGGACGGCATGGCGCTGCTGGGTGACGCGTTCCACTGCCTCCCGACCGACCCGGGCTCGGCCCGCCCGGAGGCGACGGTGGTCCGCGACGAGCGGGCACTGGCGGCGGTCCTGCGAGCCCGCTACCTGGCACACGCGACCCGGTTCGTCCAGGCGTACGCGGCGGGCAGCGGACTGGGCCGCCGCACCCTCTGGGCGGCGGCGACGGACGCACTGGAGAACTCGCTGTGGTGGGCGGGCCGCCAGTGCGGCACCCCCGAGGCGGAGGGCGCGGGCGTCGCGGACGCGGCGTTGGTCCTCGACCAGCGTTATCCGCCACTGACGTCGGCGTCGACGTTGCGGCTGGCGGAGGGGCACCGCGAGTGGACGCGCCGGCGCGAGAGCTGCTGCTTTTCGTACCTGCTTCCGGGGGAACCGGAGTGCGAAGGGTGCCCGCGCACCTGCGCCCGCTGA